The genomic interval AAAATTGTTCTTGAAAACAAAATAAACTAACCAATAAATTTTAACCATTAACTATTGACAAAAAACACAGTTGCTGAGTTAATTTGCGAGCGCATTTTCTTCAATGCTAACAAAAACTTGGACACATCTAAGGCTTGCTTGCGGGCTGTGCATAATGGGGTTAGTCAATAGAATATTATTTAATGCCTTTTCTGTTGTTATGATGGGTTTCGAAAGTTAGCTGGAATAACCTCCCTATGCACAGCACTTCCGCAATCTTCGCCAAGATGTGTTACCCAACCCGTTTGTAATGCATTTCAGAAAATGCACTCTTCACTTGTATAGTAATTTTAGGGTGTTAATCATGTCAGAAAGTTGAGTTTATTTTTTGATGTTGGCCACAGTCCTGAATCCAGCATCATCAAAGGCTTCCCAAGGCTGACGAACAACGGTTTGGGATTTAATAGGTCTATCCTCTCGCTCCTTGTCCTGGCCACTCATCAAAAAAAACTTCAATCCTTTCTCCTTGCCATAGTCAATCGAAACCCATTCCTTAACATTCCCGTTTAATCCTTTGATACCGTATCTATTTGCAGGGAACGAACCTACAGGCAAAAGATTTATCCTTTGCTGGGGAGCGGGAAAAGCAACTTGATTGGCCAGGTCAGTATGCATGTGCTGTACCTGATCTCCTTGAGAAGAGGGCTGCTCCTCTGGAGTCGACAACTCCGTACTAGCCCTGGCGGCCAGTCGCCATTGAGGCATGGTTGGTATGCTTCTACCGTAATATTCAGCAAATTTTTTGGCTCCGTAAGCAGTGACCCGAACTACAGGATGAGAAGCCAAGGAGGGATCATTCAGGAAGAAACGCCCGTCACGATAAATTATAGGTTCATACCCCTGCACGACTTCGCCCAAGAGAAGCCATATATTGCCCTCTCCTTTGACTACTTGGCCTTGTACGACAATGTCATTGAGGTTCTTATTTAAGAACTCAATATATTGATGGTTAGTAACCTCTGTTTCATCCATATAAAAAGGAGGAATCTCAACAACTTTACCAGCTTCTGGCCCATGCTCGACGGTAATTTCGCCTCCTTCAACAAGACGCAAGACAGCACCATCCTTCCCTGAAATAATTTTTGGGAAACGGCCATTTGAAAAGGCGAGAGATGGCTGGACTTCGTCTTGGCTTACATCTTGCGATTGCTGCCCAGGTTCAAACGGATCAAAAGACTGTAATTTTGATGAAGTCGAAAAATGATACCAAATACCTCCCCCCAGCAAAATAATCAGGACAAAGACCAGGACTATCCATCCAACAGGGAGGTTGGTATCCCATCGTTTGTACTCATGCCGGGTGGAAGCGTCTGCAACATGGCCAATGAGTTTCTCAAGGGCCTGTCTTAATGCCTGAACCGAAGGGGTCCTTTTATCCCTCTCTTTTGCCGTTGCTTGCTGAATGATTCTGTCTAACCGCTTCAGAAAAGGGGTTGATGGATTAGGCAGACGGGCTGTCTTAAATATAAAGCTGGTCTCCTTATTCATCTTGCCAGCTACAGCTTCATAGAGGATTTTACCCAGGGCATAAACATCGGCTCGAAAATCAGTAAGCGACAATTCCATGAACTGCTCGTTAGACATATAAAAAAGGGTCCCCAATATATGGTGACTGCGGGTCACGGGCTTTAAAAAACGCCCCCCTGCCAGACCAAAATCAGCTATTTTGGGGATATCGCCGTCCAGCAGGATATTTTCAGGTTTGAGATCCCGGTGGACAATACCCATTTTGTGAATGGTTTCGACTCCATTCAAAATCGGTATGAAGTACTTGCGTATCCATGCACGAATTTCATCCTCATCCTCCCCAAATCCTTCTTCAGGCATATAATGTCTGAGGGTCGTACCCGGAACATATTCCATTACTATATAATCAAGCTCCTGTCCGTCCATTCTGACACGATCAAAATCAAAAACCTGAAGGACGTTGGGGTGACGTATCCGGGCCATGATCTGAACTTCCCGTCTAAACCTTTCAATCTCGGTTGCTGCTTCCTCCTCGTCTTCCAGAGAAGTCAAAAATTCCGGAGATGTAATCTTTACCGCTACATCTCGGTCAAGATTTTTTTGTCGTGCAAGATAAACCTCGCCCTTCCCTCCTGTGGCAATATGCCCCAGAACCTCCCATTTTCCATTGAGAATAGTCCCTTCTTCAAGAAGGGGTTGTCTGCACTCACTACCCATATGCTTATCCTGAATATATTTTATTTTAAAAAAAGCTTCAGCCGAAGTCCTTTAGACCGTGGCAAGGACAATGGTTATATTATCTCTGCCGCCAGTAGCCAGAGCTAGTTCAAGCAACGCCCGCGCCTTGTCCTCCAAAGAGGACTGAGACTTAAGCACTTCTGTTATCTGCCCACTGGAAACATATTTGTGTAACCCGTCACTGCTCAAAAGCAGAATATCTCCATGTTTTAAGTGAAAACTATTCTTGTCCGGATTACAATCGGGACAGCCAACACATTGATCCAGAACATTACGCAAGGGATGGCTTCTAACCTCCTCCAGGGTCATTTCCCCCTGGTCCAAAAAGGACTGCAAAAAACTGTGGTCTTTGCTTATTTGAGTCAGTATCCCATCCCGAAAAAGATAAAGCCTGCTATCACCAACATTAATCCAGTGGACGGTCATGCCAAGAATCAGGGCTGCTACTGCAGTAGTGCCCATCCCCTTGAATTCCGGTTTCTTCTCTATCTCTTGCAAAATGATATCTCCGGCTCGCTCTATAAGCCTGCTAAGCTCTCCCTCGGGCTGACCTGCATTTGGGTTGTATTGGGCTAAAGTATCAACAACGATCTGTGCGGCCAGTTCGCCTCCGGCTTCCCCTCCCATACCGTCGGCAACGGCCAGCAAAAGGGAACCGTTTGATATTTTCTTGGCCAAAAAACGATCCTCATTCCTTTTGCGATAGGATCCCTTATGACTGATTGCAAAAAAATCCATACTAAAATCCTTTCCTTAAATAACCTGATTTATGTTGCTTATGTACTCTCTTAAGAGTCTGTGACCAAACCTTGACCGTAGATCAACTTTCCATGATTTTTTTAGTCCTGGTTTCTTTCATAAATTCTTTATCACATTTCAGGAGGGCATCTACGATATCCGGGGCAAAGTACTTCCCGCCATATCTACCGGTTACTTGCTTCGGCCTGCCGTATAACCATGTAAATATCCATCGGATTAACTCTATTTTTATTGGCCAAGTCTTTTAATGTTAAGTCCTTATTTACTCCAACATAGCCATTTTCTTTGAGTAGTCTTAACACCTGTTCCAGATCTAGCTTGTATTCTTTACACAACTCACCCAAGCTCTTGCGCCCCAGGCCAGATGGTGGAATACTAGGCATGCTGTGAAACTCTTGCCCGTCAACATCCCCTTTCATAGCGAGGTATACATCTTTAGGGGTCAGGCCATTTTTGCGGGCAATTTCCAGAATAGTCTGGTCTGGACTTTGCAACACAATATTTTTTTCTTTTAAATTTTTAAGGCATTGCTGCAAGTCAAGCCCTGTTCTCTGACACAACATCTTTACTGATGACAATTCAGCATGGCCATAAGGTGGCTGCCCATACTTTCTGGCCGCAGCCTCTTTTATGGATTCACTGATATTTATAATTGTAGAGAAGGGCGGAACCATAAAATATGTACCCAGGCTAACGACAATAGTCAGCAAAAAAGCTATGGTAAAGTTGGCATTAAAAATGGTTATCCTGGAAGCCTTATTTTTAAGATATGTAATAATGGGTTTCCAATTATAATAAATATGAAGACAAAGAGAAATCAAAAACAAAAAACCCAAGTTTATGTGCAGGTTAGCCCAGTCTTCTTTACTTAAACCCCAAAGCCGCCAATCACTCCAGTAGGCCACCCTACCATGTGGGACAATATACAGAACAATACTGGTTAACAATATCAGAAAAAAAGAAATAAATGCCGTCAACGATGTAATTCGACGCATATTCATAACGTCCTCCTAAGTAGCTCGTAGGTAAAGTGTTTTCTAAATTTATTAACCCCTTATTCACTATCTTCGCATCTTCTCAACTCCCTATCTCCCACATCTTCCCTGCTTCTCAAGCCACGGTGTCAAGCCGAGCCCTTTGTCCGTTAAAAAAAAGGGACGGCTTCAAACCGTCCCATGTTTTTATTGTTGTTGCTGCCACCCGGATGGTCCCATGCCTTTCCCACGACCATAGCCCATGTGACCCGGGCCAAACTGTCTGCTGGCATTTCCCTGAGCATTGCCCCAGCAACATCCGCCTCTTGCCCCGCGGCCTCCACGCCAAACTGGGAAGCCATATTGGTCGCGTAGAACTATCTCTTGTTGCGCTGTCTTAATTTTCACCGGAATAAGCAAATTGTTGAACTTATATCCCTGCACATCGACTTTTTCTCCTGGCTTTAAAACATATCCTTTCTGTTGCCAGAACCAAATCGGTCCAAGTCGAAGTGAAACTTCGCCTTCTTGCGTCTTCAAAACAGCTACAGGCGGTGTAAAACTTGTCACTTCTCCACTGATGGTAATGACCTGTTGAGTTGCATGCCAACCGGGGCAAAGCGGTACGGGAGCGTTTTGAGTGACCTGTCCCTGCCCTCTTCCCTGGCCTTTAGCCATAAGATTCGCAGGAAGAACCAAGGCCAGCAACATGGCCATAATCAGCAATTGTTTTCTAGTCATTTTATTTCCCTCCATCTATTTGGTTTAGTAGTTAAGTAGTTAAGTTGTTGAGTTGTTGAGCAGGTTGGGTCCCGCCAGCGCGGGACCGCTCCAGTTAATTTATTGGGTTACTTCTGGCTGTTCTACTGTCTGTTCCGTAGCTACACTTCCGGAATTCTCTATTTGCTGCTGGTTGTAACGATTGCGGAATTTCTGCCTCATCTGTTGTTGATTCTGCTGGTTATAGTAACGCTTGCGAAGTCTCTGCCTTGTCTGCTGCCCTGAATAAGATTGGCTGTAGGTCGACGACTGTCCCTGATAGGTTCCGGAGATACAATTTCCACCATAACCTCCTCCGCCACCGCGTCCTCCACCTTTGCCGCCTCCTCGGGCAAAAGATGATGCGGCCATCGGTCCGAAGATCAGGGCAACCACCAGACATACACTGACAATTAAAGCTGTTTTTTTCATAACATTACCTCCTGTTTTTTTATTGTTTGATTAGTATAAGGCAAGCAGCGTGCCAGAAATCATACCTCTATAACCATCTAAAATAATTTACTTTTTAAAATAGATAAGTTTAAACAGACTCACCATAAATGTCGAACTGCTCGACAAAAATGTCGTCCCCTGTCTCCTTCCAGGCCAGAGATAAGGAAAATTTGGAGTGCAAATCCAAATTTTTTGACAAATTTATGGATTAAGGCTAAGCGCAATGATTATGATTTTTGAACGCATTTACAAACCAGAAGAGCTGATTCAGCAAGGTAAGGCCCTGATCATCTACGGCCCGCGGCGAGTCGGCAAAACAACCCTGCTTAAACTTTTCCTGCAAAAAACTTCCCTGAGGTACAAACTGGATTTTGGGGATAATATCAAAATCCAGCAACTTTTCAGTTCACATGATTTCAACGCTATTTTAGAATACGCAGAGGGTTACGACTTAATTGCCCTTGATGAAGCCCAGTACATTCCAAATATTAGTATGGGGTTAAAGATACTGGTAGATCAAGTCCCTTCCCTTTACGTAGTTGCCATAGGCTCATCTTCTTTTGAGCTTGCCGGCCAGGTTGGAGAGCCTTTAACAGGCAGAAAAAGGACTTTAATCCTCTATCCTTTATCGCAAAAAGAACTTAATTCCATCTACACCAGATACGAATTAAAAGAAAAGCTGCATGATTTTCTTATTTTTGGCACATATCCAGAAGTAGTAACAGCAAAAACCAGGCAACAAAAAATAGAAATCCTGGAAGAATTGGTTCACTCATATTTGCTCAAAGACATCCTGGCCCTTAATAAAATAAAATCTTCCAAAACTTTAGCTG from Desulfovulcanus ferrireducens carries:
- a CDS encoding PP2C family protein-serine/threonine phosphatase, translating into MDFFAISHKGSYRKRNEDRFLAKKISNGSLLLAVADGMGGEAGGELAAQIVVDTLAQYNPNAGQPEGELSRLIERAGDIILQEIEKKPEFKGMGTTAVAALILGMTVHWINVGDSRLYLFRDGILTQISKDHSFLQSFLDQGEMTLEEVRSHPLRNVLDQCVGCPDCNPDKNSFHLKHGDILLLSSDGLHKYVSSGQITEVLKSQSSLEDKARALLELALATGGRDNITIVLATV
- a CDS encoding bifunctional serine/threonine-protein kinase/formylglycine-generating enzyme family protein — its product is MGSECRQPLLEEGTILNGKWEVLGHIATGGKGEVYLARQKNLDRDVAVKITSPEFLTSLEDEEEAATEIERFRREVQIMARIRHPNVLQVFDFDRVRMDGQELDYIVMEYVPGTTLRHYMPEEGFGEDEDEIRAWIRKYFIPILNGVETIHKMGIVHRDLKPENILLDGDIPKIADFGLAGGRFLKPVTRSHHILGTLFYMSNEQFMELSLTDFRADVYALGKILYEAVAGKMNKETSFIFKTARLPNPSTPFLKRLDRIIQQATAKERDKRTPSVQALRQALEKLIGHVADASTRHEYKRWDTNLPVGWIVLVFVLIILLGGGIWYHFSTSSKLQSFDPFEPGQQSQDVSQDEVQPSLAFSNGRFPKIISGKDGAVLRLVEGGEITVEHGPEAGKVVEIPPFYMDETEVTNHQYIEFLNKNLNDIVVQGQVVKGEGNIWLLLGEVVQGYEPIIYRDGRFFLNDPSLASHPVVRVTAYGAKKFAEYYGRSIPTMPQWRLAARASTELSTPEEQPSSQGDQVQHMHTDLANQVAFPAPQQRINLLPVGSFPANRYGIKGLNGNVKEWVSIDYGKEKGLKFFLMSGQDKEREDRPIKSQTVVRQPWEAFDDAGFRTVANIKK
- a CDS encoding DUF4405 domain-containing protein, encoding MNMRRITSLTAFISFFLILLTSIVLYIVPHGRVAYWSDWRLWGLSKEDWANLHINLGFLFLISLCLHIYYNWKPIITYLKNKASRITIFNANFTIAFLLTIVVSLGTYFMVPPFSTIINISESIKEAAARKYGQPPYGHAELSSVKMLCQRTGLDLQQCLKNLKEKNIVLQSPDQTILEIARKNGLTPKDVYLAMKGDVDGQEFHSMPSIPPSGLGRKSLGELCKEYKLDLEQVLRLLKENGYVGVNKDLTLKDLANKNRVNPMDIYMVIRQAEASNR
- a CDS encoding ATP-binding protein, producing the protein MIFERIYKPEELIQQGKALIIYGPRRVGKTTLLKLFLQKTSLRYKLDFGDNIKIQQLFSSHDFNAILEYAEGYDLIALDEAQYIPNISMGLKILVDQVPSLYVVAIGSSSFELAGQVGEPLTGRKRTLILYPLSQKELNSIYTRYELKEKLHDFLIFGTYPEVVTAKTRQQKIEILEELVHSYLLKDILALNKIKSSKTLADLLKLLAFQVSNLVSLNELAVQLKVDVKTVGRYLDLLEKSFVIKKIPGFSKNLRKEITTKAKYFFVDNGIRNGVISQYNPLDLRNDTGSLWENFIVMERIKKLTFERTMPVSFYFWRTYNGQEIDLIEQREDGIFAYECKYSQQKVKTPGSWLKNYPESHFTVINKTNYLDFLL